In Arctopsyche grandis isolate Sample6627 chromosome 13, ASM5162203v2, whole genome shotgun sequence, one DNA window encodes the following:
- the Vti1b gene encoding vesicle transport through interaction with t-SNAREs 1b, with protein sequence MAYTGGYDWDEHNRQTALRGNQILERTSQSVVNSQQIAIETEQVGTGVMNELSEQRESLLRSRNRLQNMDEGLSKSQRIIRAMGRHVFYNKIILILIILLEIGILGGLVYLKFFRK encoded by the exons ATGGCTTACACTGGAGGATACGACTGGGATGAGCATAACAGGCAAACCGCCCTGCGCGGAAACCAGATCCTCGAGAGGACTTCTCAGAGTGTTGTCAACTCCCAACAAATTGCAATCGAGACGGAACAAGTTGGCACAGGG GTTATGAACGAGTTGAGTGAACAGAGAGAATCCCTATTACGGAGCAGGAACAGATTACAAAATATGGACGAAGGCTTATCAAAATCCCAAAGGATCATCAGAGCTATGGGCCGACACGTTTTCTACAATAAGATCATACTTATTCTCATTATTTTGCTAGAAATAGGAATACTAGGTGGTTTagtgtatttgaaatttttccgTAAATAG